The genomic segment AAGGGACAATAGTCACACAGAGGCATCCACATGTATAAATACATTATGAACAACAATTTATTCAAAGTcaaagacaggaaaacacacccatacagtatacacacatgcaactgCTTCGCCTATATAAGCTGTGGtaactttatattttacagtacataaataaatatagacaTACTGACCTTTCTTTGTGCCTCATGACGAGTTTCATCAGTGGGTCATCAGTGACATGACAGCCGTTCAGGACAACAGATTTTAGTTGCAACCTACAAGATAAATGAAAGATCAATACTGAATAACATCCGTCCATCCTGCCGTTATTTTATTACCTGTCCACCTGttattgtatttctgtgtgatCAAGTTTaccagtgaaatgtgtgtgtgtgtgtgtgtgtgtgtgtgtgtgtgtgtgtgtgtgtgtgtgtgtgtgtgtgtgtgtgtgtgtgtgtgtgaaactgacCCTGCGCAGCAGTCACTCAGAGCTTTCACTCCTGTGTCTGTTGCTCCACTCCAGCTCACATCCACGCTGGTCACATGATGACACAGCTGCCCAATCAGAGGCAGCATCTGGTCACCATGGAGACCAGGACCAGTACAACTTGTGACCTTGAGTTCCTGTAATTAACAAATGACAGGATAGATATGATGTGGGTTACAGAGTACAATTGTCCAGCCAGTACTAATATTACTTTTCTCAGAATAAAGGATGTAGCAGTGGTGAGTTACTGTTGGCTTCAGTAACACGTTGTGTACTGTACTTTCATATGTGTTGTTGACATGGACAGCAGGCAGATGGATTCAGGATGTGAGGTCAATAAATTCACAGTGTCAATAGAAAGAAGAATGACAGAAGTTTCACTTTAAAcctcttttgctttttgccTTCCAAGTGGAAGAATTTCTTTttacataacacacagacagcacagtgGCTTATTGATCAGGAGGACGCTGTAACATCATGTGATGGCAAACATCCAAAAGCTTTCACCACACTTCTCTGAGCTCTCAATAAAGCACCCCACAATAAAGACATCTCTTGGCTCGACTCGATGAGTTCCGATTTACTGTTTTACCTCCAGAAAGTTTCTACACAGACTGAAAAACACCTCCAGCCACCAGGAGGTGAGAGACAGGCCACTGCAGCTGTACAGACACAGACTGCGAGGACGACGTCTGCCCACACAAAGCAACCACCGCTCCGTCAGGTTGGAGTTTTCAATCCTCAGATCTTTCCcttcagaaagagaaagatttaGTTTTCAGTATGTCAACTTGTTTTGGTGATTCAAAACTgacctacagtgtgtgtgtgtgtgtgcagatatgAGAGCATGTGATGGTGCAGGTCTGGGTTatcttactgtatgtttgtcCAGGGAGTGGTACAGTACACCACTTACATCATGAGAACACACCATGTgccgtgacacacacacatacacacacacacacacacacacacacacacacacacacactacttggAAACGTTCAGGACATCCCACTCACCCATGTCATTGACTCCAGTGTTTAACCTGAACCTTGATGCAAAAGGCTGCTTAACACTAACTATGACCAAAACATGCAATCTTTATTTTCAGGTGAGAAGTGTTTACAGTGACGCCGGCCGACTCACAGAGTGTGTGATCGGTGGCCAGTGTGTGGAGGCGGCTGCAGACCTGCACCACTCTGCACAGATCACTGTGAGGCAGCAGAGACAGGATGGACAGCCACACCTCATCAGGCAGACTCAACCAGCGGCCACAAACAGGGACACCTGCTGGCTGACAggcataacaacaacaacaacacattatgACTCTCAAACCAAACAGATAGAAAGCCAAAGCATTCTCTTAATTACAAATGACGTGGGCTTTTAAAGCATTtgataaatgtgtgttaataataatattaataatattatgaaCAAAGAGCAGAAGTAAAGATTTCTTACGCTGTGTTTGCACTCAGATTGTTCACATTGACATCCACCTATAAAGGTAAACAAAGAGTTTTAAATTGATATTCTATTAGGGTAAAAAAGTTAGTTTTTTTGGGTTAAAATGGAAAGAAATTAAACATTGTTGGACGTTACTTATGTCTTACTAAACTTTTACTGTTGCATGACTTTACTAAATAAATAGTTACGTaatcagtttaatttaaaagcCCCTCCTCTATCaaccttttatttttgtctACGGTGCTTTTCATTAATTAACCACTACAATCTGAAGCATAACTTCACCCTATAACCTCAACCTTTTTCTAACgtcaactgaaaacaaagttttaacttttaaaataaatagtCAACCTTGTGAGGCCTTGTGTCTCTGTACAGGAGATGAGTCCGTGTAATGAGACCGTCGGAACATATTTTTGTCTCAATATCATTGAGTAACACAAGTACGCACACAGAAACCTTTTTTAACTCCCATGAAAATCCCATTTATCTTATGACTTGCTGCTTGAATGATGCCCGATAAAGTGTGAAATTGATTTCAAACAAAGACTTCTCATAAGGAACAGAAGTAAATCTGTGTTATGGGGCACCACAAGTGTAAACCCATTAAAATGAAGCCATTCATATGACTTGTTGCCGACTTTGCTTTTTGTAGCGTTTCCTGTGTTTGTAGGTAATATTCTCAGCATGTCATTTTGGTGTTGAACTCACTCTGAGCTGGTGACGTTGGTCCGGGGTCATCATGAAGAGGTATGTGTGTCCCTGTAGGTGGcagacatttgtgtttgtctctatAGGCTGAAGTAGGTTTCACTTTGTCCTctggtgtgtgtctttttgtgtgtttgattacTCCTGATGACTGAGCTCTGCAGGAGACACAGGGGGAGGTTCAGCCTGACACAATAGTATAGTACGGTACATTAAGAAAACCTTTCATCAGACACCGGTTGTAGAGCTGATTTGAAAGAGCCATGCTTTCGATATTAGATATACTAGATGCACTAATTTTGTCCATCAGGAAGTACATTCACTCCCCTAAAAGTACATGTGTTGCTAAGTTATGTTGCTTTTTATCAAATTGTGGATCCATGTTTGCAAAGAAACTAAAGACTAAAAAGCAGAGCATTGCTGAATGGGTGATGATAAATGAGGAGTTTATCTGTTACCTTTGCAAAATTTCTTTATTGGTCGAAGAAGACCGGGAGACACTTGACTTTTCACAGAGTCTCACTGAAACTTTTTTCTTTGGACCTTTGACACGACTCCAACAACCCTTTACGCCCATATTACGTCCGGTTCTCTTTGGAAAcaaacctgaacacagacaaagacagaggcaaatcacacaaggacacacatagagagaaacacatgcagtatattcatgcacacacacatatacaaatcatcatcatcatttatttatttatttatttattgtatcaCCTATTTGGCCACTGTGTGAAGAGTAAACTAAAATTAAATTGCTGAGAACAAAATAGTACGCAAACCTAAAACTTGCCCTGGACCAATTCCCAACCTTTTTACCTAAAGTCCCTCTGTCCTCGTCACATGCCGCATAAGTCAATGATTTGTCAATAATTTCACCCAAGAGGGATTTTCCCTCTAAGATGGtttcattttacaaaagaatgcaaaagattagagaaaacactgaaaaaatatataaatttgTCGAGCAAAAGtatgttttgtcttcatttctgtccttttaatcagatttattttgtgatcCCTTGGAGGGCACCTGAcacccaggttgggaaccacaacTCTAGACAGTAATGGCTGACGCTGGTACAACATTTAACTGCTGTCATATGTGATATTCAGTACCTGGGTTAGCGGTGAGTGCAGGACTCTCCACAGCGGGAACATTATCACCAGGTGCAGTCCTCAGGTGCTCCATAGGCGTGTTAATGACGTTATCGGTTGAAGTTAAGCTCCCTGCAGTTCCTTTAATCAATTCACcacatttgtttctgtcaaGGTCCAAAGGTGTGCTGCTGGTAACCGTGTTTCTCTGACAAACAGGTCTACTCTCAGCACAAATGGCTGCAGATGTTTCCTTCACAGTCAAATTGTCACAACGTTTGGTCCGTACATGTTCAGtaagtgttttatttctattgtATTTAGATTTATTAATGACATCTGAACTCCTCTCCTTTATGATTTCTGCAGCTGTAACCCTTTTGCTTCCTACTTTATTAAGACGTTTTTTAATCTCAGGATTTGTGGTGGAAGAGTTAAACTCAAAGCAAGATGAAGGCAGGACAGGTGCTTCAATTTCTTCAGATGTCTTTCTCTCAGGTGACTCTGTGAAGCATCTCGGTTCGATATGTCGGCTTTGTCTTACTCTGAAGGGATGCAGTTGATCCACATAAAGCTGGTACTGCTCATACACAGTCAAAGTTGGTGGTATTTTCAAATGACAGCTAGTCTTCTCCATGTGTCCCTGTGTCCTCTCAGGCTCACTGTTGCTTGTCTTATTCTTTGAGAACACCGCAAACACTGAGCTAGATTCTTGTTCTTCATTTACCTTCCCCTTCCTTTTGCCCATCCTAGCatcctctgttttcttcttcacaacTTCCGTCTTTGTTCCCACCTTCCCCTCCTCAACCTTTCCTTTGCTCTGCACCATCTGATGTCCtgatttgtctctttctgaCTGAGCACCAGCTGTTTTATAACTCAGTTTCAACCCCATGCTCCTCTTGTGACGTATATCGCTCCAGCATGATGTGGATTCTTTGATCAAGCATATTGCGCCGTCTGATGCAAGCGCttgatttgtgtttctgtctgataaGTTGGTGCGTTGTCTTTGATTGGATACAAACAGCCTGCTTGTTCTGCAGTTGTTGTCTTGGCTATGAGTTTGTTTATCGGTGGCATCCTGTAGCTCcatacatttcatattttcaggaATTTCTCTGCACTCAGGCCGAGTTACCTCACCTCTCCCCGGGGTAAAGGAGAAGGGGATGCAGGGATCGTCTGGAAAAGGAGGTTTATATGCACAGGGGTGGTTATTTGATTCACTGTTCTCATAATTTAATGGTTCAAGTTGCCAAACCTTCTCTACACCAGACACCCCATTACGACCTGCAGTACAGGAGACAGGATGATGGTATTTATCTGCAGATGGATGCTTATTTGCAGGTGATTCTTCCTGTGTTTCCCTCGGCTCGTCATTAGCTGATATCAAGCTGTCAGCTCTGCAGAATTCCTGGTCTGACCCACTGCTGAGGAAAGTGTGAGCCCAGTCCAACACGTACCTCAACTTCTGCTGCTCACTGAAGAAAGAGTCACTGAGAAGACGAAGCTCCTGGTTGATGATCTGCCTACAATTCCCAGAGTCCTCTAGGAGTTCAGACGCAGCACCTCCTGCTCTTGTGATAGGATGTGTCTCCATAGTTGGATTTGCTGTTTGAAAAGTCATCTGTGGCTCATGTTTTTTAGATTCATCCATTGTCATACATTCATGGTATTTAGCCTGTCGGTATACACCTTTTATTTAAGGTCTGAATTGTGAAGCAGGgttattttctgtctcctcgCGACATCACACAGCCTTCATGCATTCTCTTGTTGAAGGAAAGTCATTTATTGTTAcgtcaaatgtgttgttttccttcCAGGACATTGATGATCAGACTGTACACACTTTAATGTCTTAAAGTGACAACACTGTCCTGTTGAAACAGAAGAAGCAAAACCAAAATCCATTTACATTTGATGCACTACACAAAAATAATCATCATgcaaaaaatattaaacaccTGTTGTATCAAACATACCTCTTCCTGCTTATGTAAATGTTCTCTCTATGTTTGAGAAGTGATTTTGTCCACTGAAACcagaaaacagcagctacaCTAGAGTCACTCTTACCACAAAGGTCCTCTCGTTTATTTATTGCAGCACAATCCTTCTTGTAGAGTTGGTATAGTAGAGCTTACTTGAGACCTTTGGATGAAGACGTTTTCTACTTGAATCTGGACTAGTCTTGTCTACTACATTCCACTTCTGATAGTAAAGGTTTGAACACTCGTCGTATCCCAGAAATCTTGTGTTGCTCACACAAACATCACCATAGTGACGCCAACACAAAGTGCAATCTGACTTTAACACCACATGAGGGAGACAAAGCTTTGAGAAAGTTCTGGGAAAATGTCTTGAATCTCAGGTTCATACTTCAATGTGTGCTGACAGGATGGTTCCTTAGAAATACAATTTCTATAAATTCAGGGATTGagatttcttttctgtctcagaGATTAAAGCCAAACctttaacatgtttaaaaatacacaataaacaaactGTCATAAAATAATCCACACATTAGGCGCcatatttcaatatatattcATTAGGGAGCTTTATTGTGGCAGTATTAACATATAAAACaatccatgttttcttttataacatacaaacattcaaaatgttcacttcACAAAGTTCATAAGGCTTGGTTGTCCCAGAAGAGAGGGGGTCATTACttagggatttttttttgtcttttttctgattaattgtttaaattaaatctcCCAGAGTTTCTTATTAAAAGAGactgaatgacaaaacaaacaaaaacaaaaaaagaaacaatctgACTaaccaataaaacaacaaaacaatcagtttgactaacaatc from the Enoplosus armatus isolate fEnoArm2 chromosome 4, fEnoArm2.hap1, whole genome shotgun sequence genome contains:
- the LOC139283782 gene encoding F-box/LRR-repeat protein 2-like; translation: METHPITRAGGAASELLEDSGNCRQIINQELRLLSDSFFSEQQKLRYVLDWAHTFLSSRNGVSGVEKVWQLEPLNYENSESNNHPCAYKPPFPDDPCIPFSFTPGRGLFPKRTGRNMGVKGCWSRVKGPKKKVSPAGVPVCGRWLSLPDEVWLSILSLLPHSDLCRVVQVCSRLHTLATDHTLWKDLRIENSNLTERWLLCVGRRRPRSLCLYSCSGLSLTSWWLEVFFSLCRNFLEELKVTSCTGPGLHGDQMLPLIGQLCHHVTSVDVSWSGATDTGVKALSDCCAGLQLKSVVLNGCHVTDDPLMKLVMRHKESLCRLEVFGCQFITASCLQRVYEMCPGLQHLNIGQVPKVNAHSLTVMTSQLKCLISLNLTGLQAVTDAAVDTLLQNCVKLQSLTFSSCPGVTDLTLHSISKYTPCIRSLDVSGCKAVTDAGVRFLALGCRRLQQLDLSSTGTGSRGVTLLANYCSGHLHTVKLSFCHIPLENILKLCRRCKRLKVLHLYGCAHLPTEREIREANTAVEVHPLQTSAHNWTDIHDVSKSNTE